The Vigna unguiculata cultivar IT97K-499-35 chromosome 6, ASM411807v1, whole genome shotgun sequence genome contains a region encoding:
- the LOC114188400 gene encoding non-specific lipid-transfer protein-like has translation MGEKKVFGILMFVMVYGLAVTRLSYGQIPATCNGDEKLLSYCGLYLINNVANPSSDCCNGASDAFKRAMAVPNGQGIRDICNCLRVAGSNLHFHPDKLVSLPTACHIQLSFSMELCVSGP, from the coding sequence ATGGGAGAGAAAAAAGTTTTTGGTATTTTGATGTTTGTTATGGTGTATGGTTTGGCAGTAACAAGATTGAGTTATGGTCAAATTCCTGCAACATGCAATGGGGATGAAAAGCTATTGAGCTATTGTGGATTGTATTTGATAAATAATGTAGCTAATCCATCTTCTGATTGTTGCAATGGAGCATCAGATGCATTCAAAAGAGCCATGGCTGTTCCTAATGGACAAGGTATAAGAGATATTTGTAACTGTCTTAGGGTTGCAGGATCAAATCTCCACTTTCATCCAGATAAACTTGTAAGCCTTCCTACTGCATGTCACATTCAACTTTCATTTAGTATGGAGTTATGTGTATCTGGTCCCTGA